TATGGTTGAGGCAGAGTGGTgtcatttgcctccatgtatAACGCattgcctttagagacattccgttattcattccgtcataatagaagtctatgggctgcataatggatccgtctggtttacgttattatgcaggagaggatcccgtcatggaattgcgttatggtccgtggtaacggaatccataacgcaattcacattataccacaacccgaacagaatttcaaaatatgaaattcgctcgtccctaatcctctcctaTAAAAAAGTTTCCTGGGCGCACACCCATGGAGCAAACACAATCCTGTATGCAATAGGAAAGAAAATAGTTTTTATAGAAAACTGCCTGAcgcactgatgtagcagagctgaatttgtcattaAACACTTTGGAGCAGCATTGTTTCCAGCGTGACAAAAACCacattagggcactttcacacttgcggcagaggattccggcaggcagttcctggcaatcctgacgcaaacggatggcatttgtcagacggatccggatgcggatccgtctgacaaatgcattgaaataccggatctgtctcctttccgtgtcatccggaaaaacgtatccggtattttttttttattttttttttcatttttaaaggtccggatccgttttgccggaacacttaatgccggcactaatacacttcaatagaaattaatgccgcgatccggcattccggcaagtgttcaggattgttggccggagagaaaacttcagcatgctgcagtattttctccggccaaaaaacgtaagagggactgaactgatgcaccctgaagggatttctctccattcagaatgcattaggataaaactgatcagtttttttccagaaaagaaaaacgctagtgtgaaagtacccttagtccccCTGCACACGGTGCGGATTACGTTTTTTATGTGCAGGTTTTTATGCGGAAAAAGCGCAACGTAATACAGCACCAGCTTTTTTTCTtctgtgcagattttgaaatctgcagcacgtCAACTGTTtgcgcaattttttttgtttggatttcaccttttgcaatgcaggaaaaactgcatcaaatccgAAACCATAACGTGTTTTTGGGTgcagatttttttggggaaacGCACAGAAAACTGCATGGTAATCTGTGTGGATTTTCTgttagtaaggctacatgcacacaaacgtattttgcttccgtgtccgttctttttttgcggataggatgtggacccattcattttaatgggtccgcaaaaaatgcggacagcaaactgtgtgctgtccgcatcagtatgtccgttccgtagccccgcaaaaaataaataaatagaacatgtcctattcttgtccgttttaagcattgttacaatggatccgcaaaaaaaaaaaaaaaaaacggatggcatacggatgttattttttttttttttgcggattcgcaatttgcaTGCAGCATGTAGCCTAAACCTGTACCCGTGTATAGGTACTCTTAGGTTTTCCTGCAGTCCACAGAGTTATGTCAAATGACAAACTCGGCGCTGCTACATTTACTATAGATTTAGACAATAGGAGGAAATGTTCGTAAGATAAGAAAAGCTTTTCAGTGGAATTTCTGCAGATTGTCTCCACGCCAGAGGATTTGCTTCCAGAGGAAAGGGTTAATTCTTAATTCCGGTCCCTCCCCGTGGGTGGATGATGTCAGCAGAGCAATGTGAGAGCTCAGGATAAAAGGCGGCTCAGCCGGCTCACACAGCACCAATTGTGGCAATCCCAGCTACTGCCAATAAGCTACAGTGAGCGCACGGCCTAGACGCTACTACAACCACCAGCATCATCATGTCCACCTCTCTGAGAGTCAGCCCCTCTGTCCATGGCTACCGGTTTGACACCGCTTCCCGGAAGAAAGCCACCGCCAACATCTTTGAAGGGGTTGACCAGGAGTCGCTGCAGAAGCTCTTTAAAAAGACTGGCGATAAGAAAGCGGAGGACAGAGCCAGGATCATCTTCTGCATTGACCAGGAcaatgaggagaaagccaggGCGCTGCTGGCGCTAAAGCAGAGGACCAGGGACAAAATCCTGCAGTTCCTCAAGCTCCGTAAACTTCCCATCAAGGTGATCTGAGCATCTTGGCctgagagcttacaatctaagcgCGGAAGTCTAGCCTGAGAAGagatctggagaaaaaaaaaaacttgatggtTCAGCAAGCCTTTGCatctctgcaaaaaaattgaTCTCAAGATGAAGTAAAGAGAATGTTCTGCAGAGCTTGCGATCTAACCTCGAGACGCTGTGTCCTACTGAGTTGGAAGCGTGTGCTCCGAAAGAGACAGTTTCATGGGACTGAGCGTTCCCTCCAGAGAAAGGAGACGGCACAGGTCTCCGGGGGTGACTGAAGGAGAAGCTGAGATACATGGACCATGTGGGGCTCACCTGGCGGTGCCAAGAGACTGTCCAGTAAATTCTCCCTAGCAGGACTATGGGGGGTGGAGGGGAAGCTGAGGACTGGTGAGCGAGAACATGACTTTTATTGGTGCTGGTTATGTTATATTTAAGCTATTATGAATTTTTATATGTTATATATTTGTTAATAAATTTGttctttaattttacattttctctTCTGTGGTTTTATTTTTAATGGTAATCAATGGGTTATTCATCAACCAGTGCACACCTGCATCCTCTGCCTAAGGTCTCGTGGAACTACTGCTCCCAGCATGTTCTTCTGGACATGCTGGGGTATGCAGTTGCATATGTGCCTTTAACATGAGGGTGCATGTCCTCTCCAAGGCTGAAAGGTGACCAGTcattcaggggttaaaaataaaatgacctaaAAACAGGTAGGGCTTATTCACATCCTGGACAAATAAAGTCCtgcatggggggaaaaaaattaatcCTAATGGGAACTAAACTGACTCCAATGGAGTCAGTTTAGCTCCATTTgggtcagttatgtgcccaaaaAAAACCCCGGCCTAAATGGGTTTCACAGTAAGGTTTAATTATTCGGTGCACTGCTGTGTGCATGGAGCCTGTGCTTCTTGCTTCttgagatgtagcagtgctgactttatttagaggggttgtccaggtcAGGGTTACAAAATCATGGGCActttatttttaaacaaaaacagcgccacacctgtccacaggttgtttgTGGCATTGCAGCTccgctctattcacttcaatggcacagagctgcaataccaaacacaacctatggacaaggggtggcactgtttctggctGAAAGCAAGCCTGTTTCTCCAACGCCTTTTAAATCTGCATCCTCCAGCAAAGAGAACACACTGGCTCTTTGGAAAACAGGGGAGCCACGGCAAATTACAAACtgggctctgctatatctgtattcAGGTATCAAAAGGATGGTGTTGCCCACTCCCCTCTGGGACATCTAGAATTCACATTACAGTGTGTGTAGAGGATTGGTGATGTCACACATGCTTCACATGCCAATGAAAGTGATGACTCATCAGGACAGACGTGTCGGAGTGTGCTCGTGGGCCGCCAAATAAAAGCCTGAGGCTAAAGGCCATCGACTGGCTACGTATCTAAGGTAAAAACAGGTTACGTCACACCAGGTAATGGTACGGATATAGCAGAGCTAATTCTGTCTGTGAACTCCTCAGTGTTGGGTCATCATGAGAATTTTTTTGTTGgtttccctgcagtcctatgtaaaaatgctGCTTCCTATTAGCACGCCGCATGGCAAACCCAGctctgttaggccccttgcagacgagcgtgagcggattaggtccagatgtgttcagtgaaaaatgtgcaatttcgcaagcaagtttgttcagttttgtctgcgatcacgttcagtttttatcacacaGATGCAAACTGAATGTTTATATTGTTATAAtgtttaatattactggggggctctaatgggggcactaattctgttggtcgtgcactcctgattaaccTGTccgccccataggctgatttttaaTTAGTAtagctataaggcctcatgcacacaaccgttgttgtgctccattccgcaaaatggggttccgttgttccgtgatccgtttccatttttgtttccgtgtgttttcctttatttttagaggatcaccagacattaaggaaagtaaaaaaaaaaaaaagtcaagtttgccatgcaaatgataggaaaaaaaacgatgtggacgcggatgacaatcttgtgcgcctccgcgttttttcacggtcccattgacttgaaaataggacaggttatatttttttgacggactggaaccacggatcacagacgtggatgacaaacggtgcattagccgagttttcaacggacccattgaaagtcaatgggtctgcagaaaatcacaaaaaacggaacaacggacacggaatgaaacaacagtcgtgtgcatgaggcctaaagctgtagcCTACTCCCCCTGTAtgtattggaggccatttggcaccaggtaaggtggaatacagagtgggctcagcatgctagtggaacctgcattccttgaACAAAATGGAGGCCGGCACCAAAGAGGCATAATATaatgtgggctcggcatgcacgtggaacctgcattccctgaatgtaatggaggccagtatggcaccagttaatgtggtatttagtgttaggttcccgtcttactgagatcgccttgacgtttggcagacgggcccaaataattttgaacaaaatgatttgccaagcatcttaaatttattagcgtagcatttgcaccagaatactttctattattttggcattattgtactctTTTTGGTTTGCAGAgcgctgttgcattgtatatttttttgcctttgtgctttcagccatggcaacgcgcacctgcgcactggatgtgctgactgacccccaattttTAATTCGCAGTTTATATTGTTATAAtgtttaatattactggggggctgtaatgggggcattattaattctggcgGCCCTAATTGGGGCATTTATATTACTGAGgggcaataatgggggcattatcaATTCTGGGggtactaatggaggcattaataatacaggggggcactaatgggggcattattaatactgggagccaccctgtgttaagccacgcccccatccacaaccctttggggtgtggcttaacttggccggtatttttAGTTGGAAGATGTTGCAATCCTAAGTTAAGCGTCTTAACCGCACTGTAGCCCAAGCAGTAGATATGCTGGACATTAGTaggacaggacaggaggagtagtagtagtacacTCCCTCCCCCACCAGCAGCCAGAGAATGTGGTTTGGTAATTCCCATGCCATGTTTGGTCTGCAAATTCTTCATCACTATGCAAAACTAACTTTTAATGCCAGGCACCCTGTGTGTCCCACATAGCCGTGCCCGTGTCCGAATGTCCCGCAGCTCAATGTTTGTTAATCATaaaagtatttaaaggggttgtctagctacagggaaaaaatagaaataaaagtgtctgttttagtaactatttgcatccaccatgtgataacaattctggggcatctgttTTTATGGCTCTGTGTTGAGTCATTCCTCTATTACTACTACaatttttatgaataaattgtTAGCAGTTTgctatgaaggtccagctggctgttaccagttgggaggggTGTCACTGCATAGTCTGaccctggcagccctgattggattgtatcacactgtacagggacacactcccaactggtaacactcaccTGGGCCTATTTTGAAGACTGCTAGCAATGTGTTTATAagtttctagtaggaataataaaggaatggcataacaGAGAGGTATAaggatagatgttccagaattgttattggatggggaatgcaggtagtagacatgtctggagaggtgacaggtgACCATTCCCCGCTGTTGCAGCATGGATGCTTCAGTGCTCACTTGTCGTGTAGTAGTGATGTCATATGCAACAAATCACCGGTCTTGTGCTGTACATGATATCATCACTGTGGATATGTTATAATGTTCCAGaggctttaaaagggttgtcctggaATATTTTTAGTTAAGAATATGGGTcagagggggtaaaaaaaaaaaaaaaagagtcattACTCATCTCCATTGATCCCCTGCCCCTGCCATACTGACACTGGTCTCATCCATTCCTACACTGGGCCCTTCACTTCCGTGACCCCTACTCTGGTGACTACTTTTATACTCAGGCAGTTCCTTTATAGACTCTGACAGGTCCGATCAGTCGCATTCTGCTCACACGTGCTAAACTGCTGAGCTTCACACAGAAACCGCTCAATTCTGGTCTGGGCCAAAACTCCTTCCCCAAAACACCACTTCTTCTGCAGGGTCTAGGTCTCTCTGCTGTACATTACAAACATAGGCCTCCAGCACAGGGCCATTGTTtgcgtccgcatccgagccgtccgtgtgctgtccgcatctgttgctccgttccgcagccccgctaaaaaaatataacaattcctattcttgtccgcgctttgcataCAGGAAAAGGCATTTATATTGACAGACGCCCGTTCCgtaccgcaaattgcggaaggcacagatctgcggtttgcggaccccaaaaaactgaacagtcgtgtgcatgaggccatatccttaaaggggttgtccgtggcACTGCCTTTTTAAACAGCTGTTTGGCGGGGGTGCCTAGAGTCAGACCCCAGACGATCTTATCTTGATGACCtactcacagggaatatacttaacttgctccccgccccctgcaccgctcctggtccccacatcGCCGCTCCTGCgtctccccgtgcgcggatgaaaacatctagtgtcggggggggggggacagcgaATGGCAGactgggatgagcctccctagcggcAGCCGCAATGCTAGcgaggctccccccccccccccgtcattggcTGCGAGGCACACCGGATGTGCACGTGAAAAAAGCGGCAGCCGCGGTGGTGCGGGGACCTAGAGcggtgcagggagcggggtaagtatattccctgtgaggggtccgggcatatggggggcagtttatagtattggataagccctttaaagaagcactccaggtATTTTTTGGGTGCTAACTCATCAGCAATAATCTAGCTGCATCATTTATGCCACCCCAGCTCAGTTGCATTCATACATGATGATCAGCTTTGTCATGTAATCCCCCCTTCTAGACAGGGGTCAGTCTCTCCTGTGTCGCTGACTATAGGATTAAATCATCACCTATAAAACCCTTCCTGGCAGCTCTCCCCTCCTCTCTAAGCTCCATCCTCCTCATTCCTCTTTAAGTTCCTCCATGTATAGAGCACTGTACTAGGGGTATAAAGTTTGGCTAGTTTCAcgttagcggcaggggactccggcaggctgttccggcggctgaatagcctgtcggatctgtcctgctgctagttcacatgtgcccccggactgccgctccgtccccattgactatagtgggTGCGGAGTTGCGGCGgcggcacggcgagaggcagccggactaaaagtactgcatgcaaaaCTCATATGGCTCCCACTATCTATCCTATTTGTATTTGCTGAATCTCTAATGTAtttccataaggcctctttcacactaccgtttttattttccgttttgcgggccgttttttgcgttccatatacggtccgtatacggaaccattcatttcaatggttccacaaaaaaaacggaatgtactccgtatgcattgcgTTTccttatttctgtttttccgttccgttgaaagatagaacatgtcctattattgctggaaaatcacgttctgtggctctattcaagtcaatgggtccgcaaaaaaaaaaaaaaaaacatacggaaatgcatccgtatgtcttatgtatccgttccatttttgcggaaccatctattgaaaatgttatgcccagcccaattttttctatgtaattactgtatactgtatatgccatacgggaaAACGTAACGGAAAAACAGACCATAAAAGAAAACACAGCAGAAACAAAACAaacgaacaacggatccgtgaaaaaacggaccgcaaaacactgaaatagccatacggtagtgtgaaagaggcctaaggtgcaGGCAGCTTCTAACTGCTCTCCCCACCTCGTCATAATTGTCGTAATAACTGACAAGGAGAAACCTATCATAAGCAGGAGACAGGAGAGACAGGCTGAAGCTGTGTCCTATGGAAGACTGAGTTAGGGATCAGATGTTCTTTATTACTGAAGGTATTATGTGCCGCAGTTCTTGCTGAAAAACCATGAACTGCACAGCAAAAAATTCACATAGTCTTGGACTACAGTCagacgaccgtatttttggtccatgtCTGATCTGTATTTCCTGCAGATCACACACGAATCCGTTCATTTCTAGGGGCCGGAAAACATTCAGACCGCACACGAATGTCatacatgtgctgtctgcatccatgtgGCTGTGCCACAAATTTTAGAACATTATAGATAcaagggtaggcaacctccggcactccagctgttgtgaaactacaactccaagcatgcatacttgctctgctcttctgaaaactttcatagaagtgaatagagcatgctgggaattgtagtttcacaacagctggagtgccgaaggttgttgATCCCTGATAGACCACATAGaagacaggaataggcatttctagaatggggcacacacagggacggtgcaaggatttttgccaacacaagcgaagctacattttgctcCCCCCCAACCCTCTCGCCCCAGAAGTTGAACTCTATGGTTCAGTTGACCCATTGTTGTCCGTTTGTTGCAGCCGTAATACAGACGCTAAAATGCTCCAATAGTTTGGCCATGTGAATGGAGAGAGTTTTTCATGTTTTATGTAAGTCTGGCTTTAAAATAAACAAGAAAAAaggcacaattaaaaaaaataaataaaaaaaaatcaatgtaaAGAACCATAAGAAGGCAAATAGTGCGTGCACACAACCGCCATTTTCTGACCCATTCTGACCCCCCCATGGCAGCTCACCTAGCCCTGGTCCCGCCCGCAgcggctggcttctcctctgtgtggtcctggtatcttctctctgcttcagacaatcgctggtttgaggaccccCAAtgattcagatcagacccccatgtcagccatcatgcccccatgtcagccattagcctccCATGTCAGCCTtccagcccccatccatcataaCCCCATGtcgcatttctccccctccatgtcgcatttctccccctccatgtcgcatttctcccctccatgtcgcatttctccccctccatgttgcatttctccccctccatgtcgcatttctccccctccatgttgcatttctccccctccatgtcgcatttctccccctccatgtcgcatttctccccctccatttcgcatttctccccctccatgtcacatttctcccctccatgtcgcatttctccccctccatgtcgcatttctccccctccatgtcgcatttctccccctccatgtcgcatttctccccctccatgtcgcatttctccccctccatgtcgcatttctccccctcatgtcgcatttctccccctccatgtcgcatttctcccctccatgtcgcattctccccctccatgtcgcatttctccccctccatgtcgcatttctccccctccatgtcgcatttctccccctccatgtcgcatttctccccctccatgttgcatttctccccctccatgtcgcatttctccccctccatgtcgcatttctccccctccatgtctcatttctccccctccatgtcgcatttctccccctccatgtcgcatttctccccctccatgtcgcatttctccccctccatgtcgcatttctccccctccatgtcgcatttctccccctccatgtcgcatttctccccctccatgtcgcatttctccccctccatgttgcatttctccccctccatgtcgcattctccccctccatgtcgcatttctccccctccatgtctcatttctccccctccatgtcgcatttctccccctccatgtcgcatttctccccctccatgtcgcatttctccccctccatgtcgcatttctccccctccatccatgtcacatcacctccttcgtgtcacatcatgatcacatcattacctcctattgtgtcacatttcagtcccccccatggcacatcagcATTGCATTTAGAGGCATGGAATGGATTTTCAGCTTCAGAAATTTCTGCAGCACATCTGCAGCATGTGAACACACTCATAGGCCTCATTCACGCGACcctggtgtgttttgcggtgcgcaaaacacggatggcgtccgtgcgcgttccgcaatttgcggaacggcacggacagccttcaatataaatgcctattctagtCCGCAAAGCGttatagttatattttttttagcggggctacGGAGCGGAGCAGCCGATGTGGAGCAacggattgaagtgaatgggcggctcggatgcggacccaaccaatggtcgtgtgcatgaggctgtaGGGTAATATTGAGACATTGCAATCTAGCTGATGACCGCGCTTGTGCAGCGATTCGCCCTGCACCTGGGTCCTTCTGCAGCACAGCTGAGCTTCCAGACAATACAGTATTCGGGGTCCCTGCACCATGATGTAATTGCTTAAGAAGACAAAGGGATCATGAAGAATACAGAACATAATTCACATTCTTGACCGGGTATTAATAaatctgtttttcatttttttctatgtTTATGGAGCGCTCAGAATAGCCTGGTCCAGCTGCGTGGAGCCGAAGGCCATTCCGTTCACCCTTTCACTTCCAAACCGACTGAACCCAAAGGTTTATGGCACAGTCACATTGAATGTGAGCTCAGGCCAAGGAAGAATCATAAAGGTTAAGTGAAATCAAGTATGTGAGCATGGAAGCTTATTATACCATGAAATACCAAATGCTCCAGGACAATGGAGCACACATTGTGTAATAAGCTGCAAACAAAGGTAATATCTGTTCCGGACGTATATGTGTCTATGACTTGGAGCAAGGGACGTCATATAAATTCCTGACAATTACCGTAGATATCTGCCAGCAGTGACTTCATCAGTCCGGGTGACAATGGATCGACTATGGTTCCGATTATGGGAATATTCTCTCCACCGTGTATTCCAAACATGGGCATTTGCACAAAAGTTTTGCACaaatgaaaaagttgcaaatcagCATTTTTTTTGCTCCAGTTTTCTGGCATCTTGACACGAgggatggtcagtttgcagtgttcgccagcgaacacatgcgggctgccatctttagtaaggtagactcacccgtccggcgatgcacagctaagcccttacctgtgccgggagccggtctgaaatcaaatgcggtcaccgggagcaggcagttccgagaacagccgctgagggccttcatcgggcagtttttcaatgggtccgttgaaaactctgaaaatgcaccgtttgacatccgcgtccgtgatccgtgtttgctgtcctattttttggacggacaacggttcgtggacccattcaagtcaatgggtccgtgaaaaaacacggaggcacacaagattgtcatccgcgtccgtgatccgtgtccgtttttttcctatcattttcaaggcaaacttgacttagatttttttttcacttttttggtttggtgatcctccaaaaatcaaggaagacacacagaagaaaaaaacggacacggaacaacggaaccacgttttgcggaccgtgaaaaaatactgttgtgtgcatgaggccttagtttgtactattaatcatatttttttcaaattgtgTAAAAACTGCAGATTTTCATAACATTTTCAAGAGCTGTTTCCCTGGCATTGACAAAACTATTGCAATAAGGCAGCAAAAACACATGGAGCGGTCAATATATAAGGCTTATATGTTTTTTGGGGCAAAAATAATGTACACTTTTGCGCAAATGGCATTGCACAAATATGCTTGACTTTTTGCACTTTTCCAACTCGCATAGCACTTAAAAAAACTGGataagtgtcacggaaggtgtacagggaacaagacaacacaaaatgaacatatgactcactggatccaaaactaaggaacaaaaagggagacccctgcatcagacctggctctctccctgactgctcagcctatgcgaaaatccctatggtagatgatcgctatcctcgtacctcgactgtataacacctgaacaccctataatagtgaggggacacgaccaccggctccctacactagacacggagggagtcagggtcacctgggatccagcaaacagaaaatcacaaatgaatgtacaacacttatcttgtagaagactgggaaacaggaccagcatgcacacacactccaggaagttgtataaaccgcacactaatgcattatggggaggaatttaaagggatgcaatcagtccaactacatgacagctgagagaggctaacgagatgaggaactgaaaaccaaaacaaaggaagctcaaggaggaggttctgaaaggcatctgtcagagcttctcagatgtctggtggtgacaataaggCTTTGTGCAGCCGTGGGGCATACTTGTCGTAATATATACCTGAAAATTACCATACATTATACCTGAAATCTACAGAAGCTGTGGGCTACGGGATTTTTATTTGGGCgcctatgcagtgtcccactgcaagggttaatgtcACTGTATTTTGTATATTGCTTGTCCTTAGGGCTGAATATGGAGGGAGTTCCCTAGTTTCTGTTGCTAGGATGGGCTGGTACCACCTCTTCCTGTTTAGGaagatttgtgaatatatgacgacATCATTACTATtaatattatgattattattattagataTTATTATACTTAtggtatttaatttattttatattaccGATAGTAAGTTTGATTTTATATGTGGTCACATACTGTGTATGTGGTTACGTATATGTGTGTAGATGTCATGTGTATATGTGTTTTCATATATATCTACATGCACTTTTTACTATCATTATTTAATTTCCGTCCTTATTTATGATATATTTCTATACATGCGTG
The Bufo gargarizans isolate SCDJY-AF-19 chromosome 2, ASM1485885v1, whole genome shotgun sequence genome window above contains:
- the TCIM gene encoding transcriptional and immune response regulator — protein: MSTSLRVSPSVHGYRFDTASRKKATANIFEGVDQESLQKLFKKTGDKKAEDRARIIFCIDQDNEEKARALLALKQRTRDKILQFLKLRKLPIKVI